Genomic segment of Alcanivorax borkumensis SK2:
GGCCCGGTGCTGACGCCACGCTTGCCCGGGCCGCAGAGCACATGGCTGAGGCCAATCAATTGCTGACAGAAGTCGCGGTCCAGGATGCCGCAAGCATAGGCGTATCCGGGGCTGTTCTGCCGCTGCCGCGCCTGGCGGAGTTATCCTTGGCGCGCCAACGTAATGTACTGCGGTGGTGGCTGCAGAAAAACCGGGCCTCCGCCCCCAGCGCTGCCGTTCTTGAACAGATTCGAGTGTTGCATCTGGCAGCAGAGGATAGCCAAGCCCGAGTCGAGTGGGGCGAATATGCGGTTCGCGTGCATCAGGGAGCTCTACACTTTGCTCGTCGTGAAGCCTTCCAGCCCTGGCAAGGTGACATACTCTGGCCTGAAGGCGAGGCACCGCCGGACTTGCCCCGTTGGCGTTGGACACAGCACGCTGTGGAAGGCGCAGTATGGGTGCTGCGACCTACTGGGGATATTCAACTCCGCTCATTCACCGGTGCCCTGACTCTGCGGCGCAATGGCTTGCGCCAGAAAATCAAAGAGCTCTGGCGTGCGGCAGGCGTGCCGCCTTGGCAACGCCGGCAGTGGCCGCTACTTTGCCGAGATGGCGAGGTGGTGAGTGTGCCGCTGGTGGGGCTGGCCGATGGCGAAGCGCTCGAGCGCGCTGAGCGCTGGTATTTATTACCGGCTGGTTCTGCGTCTGACTAATAATCCTGTCGGGTTGCCTGTGTGGCACCGGCTCATTGTCCGTTCTGTCTCACAGGGAAATACGACAGGTAGCCTCGTTTCCTGCTGGCGGTTCAGACAAACTTATTCGCTATTCGGCTCAGGGTTCTATTGCAAAAAACGCCTCTCAGCATAAAGGAAGCACCATGCTGACCCTTCAGCAACACTTGCAGCAGACATTCAAGCTTCAGGGTTTTCGCCCCGGCCAGGAGAGGGTCATTAATGCCTTGCTGGCCGGGCGATCCGCGCTAGCAGTCTTTCCCACCGGTGGTGGTAAGAGCCTGTGCTACCAATTACCTGCGTTGATGCTGGACGGAGTCACGTTGGTGGTGTCTCCACTGATTGCATTGATGAAAGACCAGGTCGACCAACTGCACCGCTTAGGTATTGCGGCGGCGCGGTTGGATTCCAGCGTGGATGCCGAGCAGCTGCAGTCCATCTATCGAGGCTTGGAAGACGGCAGTATAAAGTTGCTTTACGTGGCACCGGAACGCCTGGCCAATGAGCGCTTTCTAGCCCGGCTGAAACGGCTATCGATCAGCATGATGGCCGTGGATGAAGCCCATTGTGTGTCTGAATGGGGGCATAACTTTCGCCCGGATTATTTGAAGTTGGCGCAGTTGGCGAAAGAGCTGGAGGTTGGGCGGGTGCTGGCGTTAACGGCTACCGCTACGCCTCAAGTGGCGCAGCAGATCTGTGACAGCTTTGCCATTGCCCCTGCCGACCATGTGCAAACCGGGTTTTTCCGTCCCAATTTGGCGTTGAGTGTCCGCCCCTACAATGTGGAAGAGCGAGGTCGGGCACTGCTGGAAGCGTTACAGGCTCGTCCCTCGGAGCCGGCGATTGTCTATGTCACTCTGCAGAAAACGGCAACGCAGGTGGCGGCTTTGCTGAGCGAGCAGGGGTTGAATGCACAGGCTTACCATGCGGGATTGAAAGGTGAGGAGCGGCATCGCGTTCAGGAAGCTTTCATGTCGGGGCAGGTAAATATCGTGGTGGCCACCATCGCTTTCGGGATGGGTATTGACAAGGCGGATATTCGGGGTATCTATCACTACAACCTGCCCAAGTCCCTGGAAAACTATATGCAGGAAATTGGCCGGGCAGGGCGAGACGGCGAG
This window contains:
- the tilS gene encoding tRNA lysidine(34) synthetase TilS, whose protein sequence is MSDAARFSQRLVEQAPDGPLLLALSGGLDSSLLLHLLVQAGLAPRLCAVHIDHQLQADSRAWSRFCGALADKYDIALTIEPVTVSMAEGLEAGARDARYQVLLPLARAKGATLVLAHHRNDQAETVLFRLLRGAGVQGLSAMGQHSQQQGVTLWRPLLGLGQHVLEKWGAELSLNWLEDPSNQDQSLRRNYLRHTILPALRERWPGADATLARAAEHMAEANQLLTEVAVQDAASIGVSGAVLPLPRLAELSLARQRNVLRWWLQKNRASAPSAAVLEQIRVLHLAAEDSQARVEWGEYAVRVHQGALHFARREAFQPWQGDILWPEGEAPPDLPRWRWTQHAVEGAVWVLRPTGDIQLRSFTGALTLRRNGLRQKIKELWRAAGVPPWQRRQWPLLCRDGEVVSVPLVGLADGEALERAERWYLLPAGSASD
- a CDS encoding RecQ family ATP-dependent DNA helicase; this encodes MLTLQQHLQQTFKLQGFRPGQERVINALLAGRSALAVFPTGGGKSLCYQLPALMLDGVTLVVSPLIALMKDQVDQLHRLGIAAARLDSSVDAEQLQSIYRGLEDGSIKLLYVAPERLANERFLARLKRLSISMMAVDEAHCVSEWGHNFRPDYLKLAQLAKELEVGRVLALTATATPQVAQQICDSFAIAPADHVQTGFFRPNLALSVRPYNVEERGRALLEALQARPSEPAIVYVTLQKTATQVAALLSEQGLNAQAYHAGLKGEERHRVQEAFMSGQVNIVVATIAFGMGIDKADIRGIYHYNLPKSLENYMQEIGRAGRDGEPSQCVLLASSDDLTVLENFSYGDTPDSEALAGLIGWLVNQPAQFDLAVHELSGQFDVRPLVINTLLTYLELDGIIRSTAPFYTEYKLAFQISQAEVLAQFDHERADFLRQVFAAGKEGRIWLTLKPIAVADQLQVDRVRILKAIGYLEQQGMVEVRVAGVRQGYRMVNRPADPQALTAQIAEQFRVREQRDIQRLQQVCNWAQSSDCYQRGLVGYFGEQLPQPCGQCSACKGEHQRFPERHRTAPDSAVILAVIAQRHGALATPRQLARFLCGISSPRASRARLARHPSFGSQMEVPFAEVLATCRAMLEP